The genomic stretch CCGGCAGAGGAACTGAGGAAGTCAAGACCAATGATGTCACTGGCCGTGTGTGCCGTGGTGAAGTCGGTATTGCTATCGAAATGGGGCGACCCTGTGTCGGAACCACCTTTGCCGAAGTGGAAAAGCTGACTACGGCCCTAGCCCCATACGGTATTGAATATGAAGAGTGCAATCCCTTGACACATTTATTAGAAGACAGAGCTAAGGGTGTTTTTAAAGATGAATATAAAAAGGAAACTGTTCTTTCTGCCATAGTGGAGTTTACTGTCGAGATCGAACGAATGGCTGAAATTTTTGAAACCATCAAAAAGGTAGCAAAGGAACTGGATACAGTCTTTTCCCTCGATCTCATCGGCTGCTTTGAAGAAGATGGAAGTATACCGGTGTTACCGGAACTAGAGCGCATGGGAATGAAGCCCAGACCCAATGCCAAAGTCAATCTAGGATTGGGAAGACCTTACAAAATTGTCCGCGAGGCACAAGGAGGGATAGATGATGACCCATTCATTACACCGTCGGGGGGTAGAAGCCGACTTGAAAAACGACTATATCCTGCTGGTAACCGCTGCTTCAGGAATTAATCATGTGGGCTCAAAGGATAAATTACGGCAAGTTCTAGAAGAAGTTTGGAAAATAGGCCCCACCAATATTGGGTCAAATGAAACAGGAACCATACTATCCGGGGTGGACATTGATGAGATTAGAGCGAATTTAATGGATGTTCCGCGAGTGCGGTGTAATTTCGCGAGTAAGGAGAAAATACGTCAGGCTATTGAACGCCTGCTGGAATTAGATTTGGAAATGTCGGTTACAGTTTCCGGCCCCACTCTGGATATTCTTGAATTGTGTAAAGAATATGGAATCAAGCCTCATTCCATCAACTTCTCATTAGATATTTGGGGGAAAAAAGAGAAATTACCTCCTGAGGAGGCTTTGGAGCTTCTCACCATGTGCGGACATAGTTTAATCTCTAAGACCTTAGTGGAGGAGACTATCACTAAAGTGCGTCAGGGTAAAATGTCACCTGAGAAAGCGGCCATCAAAATTGGTCATCCCTGCATCTGCGGTATTTATAACCCAGAACGTGCCCAAACCATTTTGGAGAGAATGGCTCCCCACACTGAAGGTCTTGGAGGGGAGGGCTCTTAATATGCGCATGGCCAATCGGATTGCTAGCATTATTATCTTTCTATTTGGACTCCTTGTCTTTATAGGGGCTCAGAAATTAGACTATATTCTTAAAGGCATTCCCGGTCCTGGTTTCCTCCCAAGATGGGTGGCGCTACTTATCATGATCCTTGCCTTGGTGCCTTTTATCAAAAGCTTTACCAAACATGAAGTGGAAGGTGAGCAACCTTTTAAATTTGCCGAATTTAAAAATGCAGGAATTATTATCGGGAGTGCCGTTGCCGTCATGCTTTTAACGAAGTTCATTGGACTTAGTCTGGCCATTGGTTTGATGGCTGGGGTAATTGCTAAGTTCACTGGCCCAACAAGCTGGAAAAAGGTAATTGCTATTACCGTGGTTACCCCCGTTGCTGCCTTCGTCCTTTTCGATATAATTCTCAGCGTGCCACTACCCACCGGTATTTTTGGATTTTAGGGGGTGGAATGAATGGAAACTCTACAAAATCTAGTTATGGGTTTATCTGTAGCAACAGATCCTATGAATTTAGTTTATTGTGTTATCGGGGTTGTGTTCGGAATCATCATCGGTGCCTTACCGGGACTTGGGCCTTCGGCAGGGATTGCAATTCTCCTCCCCCTAACCTTTGGGACAGATCCTGTTGCAGGAATTATTATGCTGGCAGGGATTTATTATGGTGCTATGTATGGCGGTTCTATCACCTCCATCTTGATCAATGTACCTGGGGATGCTTCGGCAGTGATGACCACTTTGGATGGTCATCCGCTAGCTAAGCAAGGAAGGGCTGGTCAGGCCTTAGGTATGGCTGCTTTTGCATCGATTATTGGAGGAACTGCTTGTGTCGTGATGTTTATGTTTTTGGCTCCGGCTCTAGCTGAGTTTGCCATCACTTTTGGACCTCCAGAATACTTTGCTCTGATGGTCCTGGGGTTAACCACTATTGGGGGTATGACTGGGAAATTTCCGGCGAAGGGTTATATGTCTGCCTTAATTGGTCTCTTTATAGCTACCATCGGCTTAGATTTGGTTCAAGGGATTCCTCGTTTTACCTTCGGAACCTATGAACTCTATGAGGGCATAGATTTTATCCCGGTGGCCATGGGCTTGTTTGGAATTGCTGAACTGCTCGTGATCAGTGAAGAAGGGGAAAAAGTTAAGATTAATAAAAAAGATCTGGGCTGGCGCAAACAGATGCCTACGAAAGAAGATTGGAGATACTCTGCACCTCATATTGCCCGAGGTACCGGAATTGGCTTCTTAATCGGCATGCTCCCTGGGGCGGGTGCGACTATCGCTTCCTTTATCTCCTATGGGATAGGTAAGAAAGTATCCAAGCGTGGGGATAAATTTGGGACTGGAGTTATTGAGGGGGTTGCCGCACCAGAGTCAGCTAATAACGCTGCTTCCATCGGTGCTCTGGTTCCGCTTCTTACCTTAGGCATTCCTGGATCAGGGAGCACGGCAGTGAT from Desulfitobacterium dichloroeliminans LMG P-21439 encodes the following:
- a CDS encoding DUF362 domain-containing protein, producing the protein MLIDKEKCIGCGICVPYCPTGAISMSDKKAVIDQALCVECGNCIRHRVVRCSPKAIYEPYEQIKGTPREVRRYFSDPATVHGVTGVPGRGTEEVKTNDVTGRVCRGEVGIAIEMGRPCVGTTFAEVEKLTTALAPYGIEYEECNPLTHLLEDRAKGVFKDEYKKETVLSAIVEFTVEIERMAEIFETIKKVAKELDTVFSLDLIGCFEEDGSIPVLPELERMGMKPRPNAKVNLGLGRPYKIVREAQGGIDDDPFITPSGGRSRLEKRLYPAGNRCFRN
- a CDS encoding tripartite tricarboxylate transporter TctB family protein, producing MRMANRIASIIIFLFGLLVFIGAQKLDYILKGIPGPGFLPRWVALLIMILALVPFIKSFTKHEVEGEQPFKFAEFKNAGIIIGSAVAVMLLTKFIGLSLAIGLMAGVIAKFTGPTSWKKVIAITVVTPVAAFVLFDIILSVPLPTGIFGF
- a CDS encoding tripartite tricarboxylate transporter permease; the encoded protein is METLQNLVMGLSVATDPMNLVYCVIGVVFGIIIGALPGLGPSAGIAILLPLTFGTDPVAGIIMLAGIYYGAMYGGSITSILINVPGDASAVMTTLDGHPLAKQGRAGQALGMAAFASIIGGTACVVMFMFLAPALAEFAITFGPPEYFALMVLGLTTIGGMTGKFPAKGYMSALIGLFIATIGLDLVQGIPRFTFGTYELYEGIDFIPVAMGLFGIAELLVISEEGEKVKINKKDLGWRKQMPTKEDWRYSAPHIARGTGIGFLIGMLPGAGATIASFISYGIGKKVSKRGDKFGTGVIEGVAAPESANNAASIGALVPLLTLGIPGSGSTAVMLGALMMFGLSPGPLLFANNPEFVWGLIGSMYIGNFILLILALLAVPLFVKVLDVSSNVLNAVVMGFILIGAYSLNNSMFDVGLTILFGVLGFLMKKLEFPATPMVLALVLGALLETSLRQSLIISNGNPAIFFTRPISGTILVVVILAVAWPLLKKIIARVRKSGKPATGEGLK